From the genome of Thunnus thynnus chromosome 1, fThuThy2.1, whole genome shotgun sequence, one region includes:
- the LOC137179537 gene encoding mortality factor 4-like protein 1, whose product MAPKQDPKPKFQEGERVLCFHGPLLYEAKCVKINIKDKQIKYFIHYSGWNKNWDEWVPESRVLKYVDSNLAKQKELQKANQDHYVEGKMRGLAPSKKIAAVQQKNVDLKVKKAKQKNPGPGEGTSSGETPQGPRKKRARVDPTVESEEMFTNRVEVKVKIPEELKPWLVDDWDLITRQKQLFHLPAKKNVETVLEDYANYKKSKGNSDNKEYAVNEVVAGIREYFNVMLGTQLLYKFERPQYAEILAEHPDMPMSQVYGAPHLLRLFVRIGAMLAYTPLDEKSLALLLSYLQDFLKYLVKNSSTLFSATDYEVAPPEYHRKAV is encoded by the exons ATGGCGCCAAAACAGGACCCTAAACCTAAATTTCAAGAAG GTGAAAGAGTCCTGTGCTTTCATGGGCCATTGCTCTATGAGGCAAAG TGTGTAAAGATCAACATAAAGGATAAGCAGATTAAATACTTCATTCATTACAGCGGATGGAACAAAAA cTGGGATGAATGGGTTCCTGAAAGCAGAGTTCTCAAATATGTGGACAGCAACCTTGCGAAACAAAAAGAGCTTCAAAAGGCCAATCA GGACCATTATGTTGAGGGAAAGATGAGGGGTTTAGCACCAAGCAAAAAGATTGCTGCTGTGCAgcagaaaaatgttgatct GAAAGTGAAAAAGGCAAAACAGAAGA ACCCAGGGCCGGGTGAAGGTACTAGCAGTGGAGAAACGCCCCAGGGACCACGGAAGAAGAGGGCGCGGGTTGATCCCACTGTGGAGAGT GAGGAGATGTTCACCAACCGTGTGGAGGTGAAGGTGAAGATCCCTGAAGAGCTGAAACCCTGGCTGGTGGACGACTGGGACCTCATCACCCGACAGAAACAG TTATTTCATCTGCCTGCTAAGAAGAATGTAGAGACCGTCTTGGAGGACTATGCAAACTATAAGAAATCAAAAGGAAACTCGGACAACAA GGAATATGCAGTAAACGAAGTGGTGGCGGGGATTCGGGAGTACTTCAACGTCATGCTGGGTACTCAGCTGCTTTACAAGTTTGAGAGGCCGCAGTACGCTGAGATCTTGGCTGAACACCCAGATATGCCGATGTCCCAGGTGTACGGAGCACCGCACTTGCTGCGCCTATTTG TTCGTATTGGAGCCATGCTGGCCTACACTCCACTGGATGAGAAGAGTCTGGCTTTGCTGCTCAGTTACCTCCAAGATTTCCTCAA
- the rxfp3.3a1 gene encoding relaxin-3 receptor 1, whose translation MNEDNESFWLNGSVSELDRFSNLEDIDVTADGSPVLRFFICLVYSIVCAAGLMGNLLVIFFIWVKQERKKSRINFFVLNLAVTDLQFVLTLPFWAVDTVLDFSWPFGDAMCKIILSVTVMNMYASVFFLTAMSVTRYWSVATALNNRTAHKSCSTKWICAIIWTLATLATAPTSIFSTVSNVTGEKLCLLRFPGGQYWLAVYHIQKILVGFVLPMSIVSISYIMLLRFIRNRSMKTSNPKRRSQVTKSITIVVLSFFLCWMPNHAITLWSVLVKLNVANWDRAYYLVHTYVFPLTVCLAHTNSCLNPLIYCLMRKEFRDKLRGLIHRG comes from the coding sequence ATGAATGAAGACAATGAGAGCTTCTGGTTGAACGGGTCCGTGAGCGAGCTGGACCGCTTCAGCAACCTGGAGGACATCGACGTGACCGCGGACGGGAGCCCGGTCTTGAGATTCTtcatttgtcttgtttattCTATTGTCTGTGCTGCGGGTCTGATGGGGAACCTTCTGGTCATCTTCTTCATCTGGGTCaaacaagagaggaagaagTCCAGAATAAACTTTTTCGTGCTTAACTTGGCAGTGACGGACCTCCAGTTCGTGCTCACTTTGCCCTTCTGGGCTGTGGACACCGTGCTGGACTTCAGCTGGCCGTTTGGAGACGCCATGTGCAAAATCATCCTCTCGGTCACCGTGATGAACATGTACGCCAGCGTCTTTTTTCTCACTGCCATGAGTGTGACCCGCTACTGGTCAGTCGCAACTGCTCTGAACAACAGAACCGCGCACAAGTCTTGTTCCACCAAATGGATCTGCGCAATCATTTGGACACTGGCGACTCTGGCGACTGCGCCAACGTCGATCTTCTCAACTGTCAGCAACGTAACCGGAGAAAAACTCTGTTTGCTGAGGTTTCCTGGTGGACAGTACTGGTTAGCAGTTTATCACATACAGAAAATACTTGTTGGCTTCGTATTGCCAATGTCCATCGTGTCCATCAGCTACATTATGCTGCTGCGTTTCATCCGCAATCGGAGTATGAAAACAAGCAATCCCAAACGGAGATCGCAAGTTACAAAATCTATCACCATCGTCGTGCTGTCCTTCTTTCTTTGCTGGATGCCAAACCATGCCATCACTCTGTGGAGTGTGCTGGTCAAACTGAATGTTGCCAACTGGGACAGAGCGTACTACCTAGTCCACACGTATGTGTTCCCACTAACCGTATGTCTGGCGCACACCAACAGCTGCCTGAACCCCCTTATTTACTGCCTCATGAGGAAGGAGTTCAGGGACAAACTGAGGGGTTTGATACACAGGGGTTAG